In Falco biarmicus isolate bFalBia1 chromosome 5, bFalBia1.pri, whole genome shotgun sequence, a single genomic region encodes these proteins:
- the IFT27 gene encoding intraflagellar transport protein 27 homolog isoform X1: MVKLAAKCLLAGDPAVGKSALAQMFRNDGAHFQKNYTLTTGIELLVKAVSVPETSDSVEFFIFDSAGKDLFSEMLEKLWEQPNVLCLVYDVTNEQSFNNCAKWLDKLRAHAVGMHIPGVLVGNKTDLVGRRVVEQKQAQEWAEKHGLEYCEMSVKEMKNFEAPFHILAKSFQQLYKEKVETFHSLA, from the exons ATGGTGAAGCTGGCTGCCAAGTGCCTCCTGGCAG GAGATCCAGCTGTGGGGAAGAGTGCTCTAGCCCAGATGTTCCGCAATGATGGGGCTCATTTTCAGAAGAACTACACACTG ACAACGGGCATAGAACTGTTGGTGAAGGCTGTATCGGTTCCAGAGACAAGTGATAGTGTG GAATTCTTCATTTTTGACTCTGCAGGAAAAGAtctattttctgaaatgctagAGAAACTG TGGGAGCAACCCAACGTCCTGTGCCTTGTGTATGATGTCACTAATGAGCAATCTTTCAACAACTGTGCCAAGTGGTTGGACAAGCTGAGGGCTCACGCAGTTGGAATGCACATCCCAG gtgTCTTAGTGGGGAATAAAACAGACCTAGTTGGTCGTCGAGTTGTGGAGCAGAAACAAGCACAGGAGTGGGCTGAGAAACATGGCCTGGAATACTGTGAGATGTCAGTG AAGGAGATGAAAAATTTTGAGGCCCCTTTCCACATCCTGGCAAAGTCATTCCAGCAACTGTACAAAGAGAAAGTGGAAACTTTTCACTCACTAGCTTGA
- the IFT27 gene encoding intraflagellar transport protein 27 homolog isoform X2, protein MFRNDGAHFQKNYTLTTGIELLVKAVSVPETSDSVEFFIFDSAGKDLFSEMLEKLWEQPNVLCLVYDVTNEQSFNNCAKWLDKLRAHAVGMHIPGVLVGNKTDLVGRRVVEQKQAQEWAEKHGLEYCEMSVKEMKNFEAPFHILAKSFQQLYKEKVETFHSLA, encoded by the exons ATGTTCCGCAATGATGGGGCTCATTTTCAGAAGAACTACACACTG ACAACGGGCATAGAACTGTTGGTGAAGGCTGTATCGGTTCCAGAGACAAGTGATAGTGTG GAATTCTTCATTTTTGACTCTGCAGGAAAAGAtctattttctgaaatgctagAGAAACTG TGGGAGCAACCCAACGTCCTGTGCCTTGTGTATGATGTCACTAATGAGCAATCTTTCAACAACTGTGCCAAGTGGTTGGACAAGCTGAGGGCTCACGCAGTTGGAATGCACATCCCAG gtgTCTTAGTGGGGAATAAAACAGACCTAGTTGGTCGTCGAGTTGTGGAGCAGAAACAAGCACAGGAGTGGGCTGAGAAACATGGCCTGGAATACTGTGAGATGTCAGTG AAGGAGATGAAAAATTTTGAGGCCCCTTTCCACATCCTGGCAAAGTCATTCCAGCAACTGTACAAAGAGAAAGTGGAAACTTTTCACTCACTAGCTTGA